The Primulina eburnea isolate SZY01 chromosome 6, ASM2296580v1, whole genome shotgun sequence genome contains a region encoding:
- the LOC140833711 gene encoding nicotinamide adenine dinucleotide transporter 1, chloroplastic-like yields the protein MAIQAHGPSPKGLLCNAGAGAAAGVIAATFVCPLDVIKTRFQVHGLPQLSNANVKGSLIVGSLEQIFQKEGFRGMYRGLSPTVLALLPNWAVYFTIYEQLKSFLGADDVNHHLSVGANMLAASGAGAATTIATNPLWVVKTRFQTQEMRGGVVLYRSTLSALRRIAHEEGIRGLYSGLVPALAGISHVAIQFPTYEKIKCYLADRDNTTMDKLGASNVAVASSVSKIFASTLTYPHEVVRSRLQEQGHHSEKRYSGVVDCIKKVFQQDGIPGFYRGCATNLLRTTPAAVITFTSFEMIHRFLVDVFPPDHQSLRNHKSPS from the exons ATGGCCATACAAGCTCACGGCCCTAGTCCGAAGGGCCTTCTTTGCAATGCTGGTGCCGGTGCGGCAGCTG GAGTGATTGCAGCTACTTTTGTGTGTCCTTTAGATGTTATCAAGACTAGGTTCCAGGTCCATGGACTGCCGCAGCTTTCTAATGCTAATGTCAAAG GTAGTCTTATAGTTGGAAGTTTGGAACAAATATTTCAAAAGGAGGGCTTTCGTGGTATGTACCGCGGACTCTCTCCCACGGTGCTTGCATTGCTGCCAAATTGGGCA GTGTACTTCACAATTTATGAGCAACTAAAAAGTTTTCTTGGTGCTGATG ATGTAAATCATCATCTCTCAGTTGGTGCTAATATGTTGGCTGCTTCTGGTGCTGGAGCTGCGACTACAATTGCAACAAATCCTCTCTGGGTTGTTAAGACAAGATTTCAA ACACAAGAAATGAGAGGAGGTGTGGTGCTATATAGGAGCACGCTGTCTGCCTTGAGAAGAATTGCACATGAAGAGGGCATTCGAGGATTATACAG TGGCCTTGTGCCGGCTTTGGCTGGTATTAGTCATGTTGCAATTCAATTTCCAACATATGAGAAGATAAAATGTTACTTGGCTGATCGTG ATAACACGACGATGGATAAACTTGGCGCAAGCAACGTCGCAGTGGCTTCATCAGTTTCTAAAATATTCGCTTCCACCTTGACGTATCCACATGAG GTCGTGCGATCGAGGCTTCAGGAGCAAGGGCACCACTCTGAAAAGCGGTATTCTGGTGTTGTTGACTGCATTAAGAAAGTCTTCCAGCAAGATGGAATACCTGGTTTTTATCGAGGTTGTGCTACCAACCTCCTCAGAACCACACCAGCAGCTGTAATCACTTTCACCAGTTTTGAAATGATTCACCGCTTCCTTGTTGATGTATTCCCTCCAGACCATCAATCATTGCGAAATCACAAGTCTCCAAGTTGA